The proteins below come from a single Candidatus Omnitrophota bacterium genomic window:
- a CDS encoding LL-diaminopimelate aminotransferase, with the protein MNLEFSDRLKQLPPYLFAEIDKAKRQAKSEGRDIIDLGIGDPDSPTPQFIIDALTKAAQDGNNHHYAFDAGLPELRQTIATWSKKRFNIDLNPNTEIYPLIGSKEGLTHLPLGIINPGDKVLIPDPCYPAYRSSVMFAGGEVVSVELTAENEFLPKLEDLKNAKALFLNYPNNPTAAIVTKDYLTKLIAIAKKNEIILISDLAYSEVYYDNEKPLSFLEVEGAKDVVIEFHSLSKTFFMTGWRIGWACGNPKLIAALAKVKANIDSGIFQAIQVAGIEAIKNGDKTAQDMRTLCQERRDVFIKALKQSGWDVPAPKATFYIWAPIPKKFKNSMEASKAFLDQANIIATPGLGFGKFGEGYIRMALTVSKERLVEAAERLKKIL; encoded by the coding sequence ATGAATTTAGAATTTTCAGATCGTTTAAAACAGCTACCACCATATCTTTTCGCTGAAATCGACAAGGCAAAACGTCAAGCTAAGTCTGAAGGCAGAGATATTATTGATCTAGGCATTGGAGATCCAGATTCGCCAACGCCACAATTTATCATTGATGCGCTTACAAAAGCCGCGCAAGACGGGAACAATCACCACTATGCCTTTGACGCAGGGCTTCCTGAGCTTCGCCAAACCATTGCGACCTGGTCTAAAAAACGCTTTAATATTGATCTTAATCCAAACACTGAAATCTATCCTTTAATCGGATCAAAAGAAGGACTAACACATCTACCTTTAGGAATTATTAATCCTGGGGACAAGGTTCTGATTCCTGACCCATGTTATCCAGCTTATCGATCATCTGTCATGTTTGCTGGAGGAGAAGTTGTTTCTGTTGAACTAACAGCTGAAAATGAATTCTTACCAAAACTTGAAGATTTAAAGAATGCAAAAGCACTCTTTTTGAATTATCCAAATAATCCAACAGCAGCGATTGTAACAAAAGATTATTTAACAAAACTCATTGCCATTGCTAAAAAGAATGAAATTATTCTTATATCTGATCTTGCTTATTCTGAAGTTTATTATGATAACGAAAAGCCTTTAAGCTTCCTAGAAGTAGAAGGCGCTAAAGATGTTGTTATTGAATTTCATTCATTATCTAAAACATTTTTTATGACAGGCTGGCGTATTGGATGGGCATGTGGCAATCCAAAACTGATAGCAGCCCTTGCAAAAGTTAAAGCAAACATTGATTCTGGTATTTTCCAAGCCATTCAAGTCGCTGGCATTGAAGCAATAAAAAATGGCGACAAGACGGCTCAAGACATGCGAACGCTTTGCCAGGAAAGAAGAGATGTCTTTATTAAGGCCCTTAAACAATCAGGATGGGATGTGCCTGCGCCAAAAGCAACATTTTATATTTGGGCGCCAATCCCAAAAAAGTTTAAAAACTCGATGGAAGCTTCAAAAGCGTTTTTAGATCAAGCCAACATTATTGCGACACCTGGTCTTGGTTTTGGAAAATTCGGAGAAGGATACATTCGGATGGCACTCACTGTTTCCAAAGAACGCCTTGTTGAAGCCGCCGAACGTCTTAAAAAGATTCTGTAA